GCGGCTCCAGGTCAGGGCGCCCATCATCACAAAGGCAAAGACCAGGGAGGTCATGGCCCCCCGGGAACCGGTGAGAATCAGCCCGGCGGTCAACACGATCAGCAGGAAGAACAGGGCATACCGCCTGAACTGGGGTTCGAGGCGCTCGGCTTCGGTCATTTTGATAAAGCGCCGCCAGCCGGTGCCTGGCGCCTGGTTGAGTCGGGGCGGCCGCATGGCCTGGAACAGGCCGAAGCCCAGACAGATGGCCATGGCCAGGAAAGCCCCCAGGTTGTTGCTGTTGATAAAGGTGCCGCTGAGCCGGAAACCGGCATAGATATTCTTCCAGCCCCAGATGCGGTGCGAATGCAGGGTGGCGGCGCCGTAGGCCACTTCGAACAGGGCCACCGCCAGGATGACCCCGACCAGCAGCCGCATCTGCAACCGGCTGCGGACGGCATAGAGCAGCAGGAAGAACAGCAGCACCGCGGGCAGCAGTTTTAACAGTTCCAACTGCGTGGCATAGGCATTGAGCGACAATGGCACCGCGGCGGCCAGGCCGTAGCCGTTGCCCAGGGTCCGTATTGCCAGGGCCTCGGGAGAAAGCCACCCCACCAGGACCTGGGGCAGATAGATGACCTGCAGGATGATCAGGGCCAGGAAGGCCAGCACCAGGCCCCAGAGCGGCGGCCGCGGCCAGTTGTAGGGCAGCCATGGCCCCCAAAGCACCCTGAGCAGCAGCACCGCCAGCAACAACAGGCTGAGCAGCGCGATTAACACGCCCAGGCTGAAATAGGCCCAGGTGTGGACCCCGGCAAAGGCCAGTGGCGCGAAGATCAGCACCACGCTCGCCCCGCTCAGGATCACCCAGGACCACCAGGTTACTGGTTGCATTAGGCCTTTCCCTCCCGCAGCAAACTTTACAAAGAGGTCTCAATGCCGAACAGCAACCGATGCTCATTAAAGCTGTAGGTGCTGAAATTGGAATCCTTGTTGATGAAGTTGTAATCCAGCCGCAGCCTGAAATAAGAGGTGAAGGGCCGGCTCAAGCCGCAGCCCACGGAGATGATATCGTCATCCCGTTCCTTAAGCCGGCCGGTGACCGGATCCGCCGCCACATCAACGTAATTGTTGTTGATATAATAAAAGGCCAGATAACTATCAGTCCGGAAATAATGCCAGTGCTTATTCAGGGTGACATAGACGGCGCTGTTCTCATAGGCGTTGTTGCCGAAATCGACGTCATCCTGGTAAGAGCGTTGGGCGGTGAGAGCCAGATTGGTATAGCGGCTGTAGCGATAAAGCGTCTGCATGGCCAAGGCCCAGGAGTTGGGACTGTTATTGCGCCCGGCGAGGTCGGTGTCATATTCCCGGAAGGTATAGCCGAACTTGACGGTCCCCGACAGCTTGGCGGTCGGGTCCCAGGTCAGGCCGATCAACGGTGAGTGGCTGAGGCTGTCGTTGATCGATCGATTCGGATAGACGCGCCCCTGAATGATGTATTGCACCAGCGCCGCGGTCTTGGGCCAGAATTTATAGAACAGGGTGGCCCCGCCGGTGTGATACTGGTAATCGTCCTGCCGATCGATGGCCTTGGCAAAGTCGAGATTATCGAATTGATAGTTGGTCTCCAGTTTCCAGACGTCGGCAAAGGCATAGGCTGCCTTGAAATAGGGGGTGGTGCGATCGTAGCGCCTTTTCCGGCCCACCACCGCCGAGCGCTCTTCGGTGGCGTGCCGATAAGCCGAACCGAACCCCAGACTCAGGCCGCCGCGGAAATTGAAATTAGCATCGGCATTGACATTATGGTCATAATGACTATCGGTCGAATGACTGCTATAGATAAAATAATCGCCCAGGTATCCCAAAGAAAGCCGGTGGCGATGCGCCAGGGGCAGTTCAAGGCTCAGACCCGGTCTGAGGTTATTTACATAATCGGATTTTTTATCGGTCGAAGTCTGATAAATATTACTGCGGTAAATGCCGTTATAAGCCAGAAACGGCGACACCCGGAAAGGTCCCAGGCGGTGGAAGGTCCACCCCCGGCTCAAGGTATCTTCGGCCCAGGCATAGCCGTACGGGGCCAGGGTGCCGGTCGCCGGACCGACTTGCAAGTTTTCCGAGGGCCGCACCGGTTCGATGACCGGGAAAAATTCCGGCCGCGCCGCGGGCGCGGCTTCCTCCCGGCGCTGCTCCTCTTCTTCCCGGAGCTGTTTCTGCCATTCCAAGACTTCGCGGGCCTGGTCGGTTTCCCCCGCCTCGGACCGGCCGGCCGGCGTGTCCGGTTCCGCGGCCCAGGTCTGGTCCTGGTAGAGACCGGTGAGCAGCACCCCCGCTAAAACCATGATCAACAACTTCGGTCCCTTCCTGCTTTGGAAACACCACATTTTATCACCCCCAAGGCAGAAGCCGGGGCTTACCCCATTCACCCGGCTCATGGAACATGAAACTGCTTAACTGGACGGACTGGCGACGTAGCCGCCTCCGCCGCCTCCTCCCGGAAAGCTGGGAGGTCCGGCGCCGGCCGGGGCCACCGGCGGGGCCGGGGGCGCATAAGTATAGGTTTCGGCCCCGGGACAGTTGCAGGCAGCCAGGGCCGCTCGGACGTCTTCAAGCTCGGCCCCGGCGGCCATGGCCGCGTCGGCGATCACCGTGCAATCCAGTCCGGCCTCCCGGGCGCATTTCATCATCTTGGTGACCTCCACCCCTTGGGCCAGCAAGGCTGCAAAGATGCGGGAGAGGTCGATGCCCTGGGCCAGGGCCCCCTTAACGATCGCGCAAGGGTCGGCTCCGGCGGCCATGGCCTGGCCAATGACCGCCTCGATGGTCAAGCCGGCGGCCAAGCCGTTAGCGATTACCTGTTCCATGGGCACCCCGGCGGCGAGATCCGAGGCCACTGTGGCCTGACCTGAACCGGTCTGGACGGTCAGCAGCAGACCCATCAGGGCCAGAACTACGGTCAGCTTTTTCACCATTCTCATCTTATCCCCCTTTCAAATCAATCTTCAGAATAGCACCAACGGTCAACGGCTGTAATTCAGGGTCTGGTGCAGCCGTGCCGCCAGCCGCGGGTTAAGGTCCTGGAGGGCGAAATATTGTTCCAGGGCGC
The sequence above is drawn from the Deltaproteobacteria bacterium genome and encodes:
- a CDS encoding outer membrane beta-barrel protein, with the translated sequence MLIMVLAGVLLTGLYQDQTWAAEPDTPAGRSEAGETDQAREVLEWQKQLREEEEQRREEAAPAARPEFFPVIEPVRPSENLQVGPATGTLAPYGYAWAEDTLSRGWTFHRLGPFRVSPFLAYNGIYRSNIYQTSTDKKSDYVNNLRPGLSLELPLAHRHRLSLGYLGDYFIYSSHSTDSHYDHNVNADANFNFRGGLSLGFGSAYRHATEERSAVVGRKRRYDRTTPYFKAAYAFADVWKLETNYQFDNLDFAKAIDRQDDYQYHTGGATLFYKFWPKTAALVQYIIQGRVYPNRSINDSLSHSPLIGLTWDPTAKLSGTVKFGYTFREYDTDLAGRNNSPNSWALAMQTLYRYSRYTNLALTAQRSYQDDVDFGNNAYENSAVYVTLNKHWHYFRTDSYLAFYYINNNYVDVAADPVTGRLKERDDDIISVGCGLSRPFTSYFRLRLDYNFINKDSNFSTYSFNEHRLLFGIETSL
- a CDS encoding O-antigen ligase family protein, yielding MQPVTWWSWVILSGASVVLIFAPLAFAGVHTWAYFSLGVLIALLSLLLLAVLLLRVLWGPWLPYNWPRPPLWGLVLAFLALIILQVIYLPQVLVGWLSPEALAIRTLGNGYGLAAAVPLSLNAYATQLELLKLLPAVLLFFLLLYAVRSRLQMRLLVGVILAVALFEVAYGAATLHSHRIWGWKNIYAGFRLSGTFINSNNLGAFLAMAICLGFGLFQAMRPPRLNQAPGTGWRRFIKMTEAERLEPQFRRYALFFLLIVLTAGLILTGSRGAMTSLVFAFVMMGALTWSRSRKRGTLAIMVLFLVLALGYGLFLGAGPALARFLDLQHWGRYCAFMGAFAIFSDFPLVGSGLATFGDLYYQHQPHEINGVFYTYTHNDWLQLLAETGGLGFLLVVGGFLILLYRLIDRWRQRQDYFAAGLGLGGLGALMAVAFHALAEFNLHIPANALLLAAVGALTYLSVHSYV